The following coding sequences are from one Rhodopirellula islandica window:
- a CDS encoding PulJ/GspJ family protein yields the protein MNHRHGFTLIETLVTLALVIAMLGGTLGLVSLMRTSSQHATTAALDRQEIRRLANDIRRDVADANQVEVEGAQLILDFSDSDSRIVYDFGSEPAFARTVESTAQSINDSLIASDRYLISERSQVQLQLQLLSEDDADSDREASLVELTVALPDRPTEPIQILAAPRMSP from the coding sequence ATGAATCATCGACACGGCTTCACCCTGATTGAAACGCTGGTCACGCTGGCCCTCGTCATCGCCATGCTGGGCGGGACGTTGGGGTTGGTGTCGTTGATGCGCACCAGCAGCCAGCACGCAACGACGGCCGCGCTCGACCGGCAAGAGATTCGACGATTGGCGAATGACATCCGGCGGGATGTTGCGGATGCCAACCAAGTCGAAGTGGAGGGGGCGCAGTTGATCCTCGACTTCAGCGATTCCGATTCACGAATCGTGTACGACTTCGGTTCCGAACCCGCTTTCGCTCGCACCGTTGAGTCCACTGCCCAATCGATTAACGATTCGTTGATTGCATCCGACCGCTACCTGATCAGTGAACGTTCGCAGGTCCAACTTCAACTGCAACTGCTATCGGAGGATGATGCCGACTCCGATCGAGAAGCATCGCTCGTCGAGCTAACCGTTGCACTGCCTGACCGCCCCACGGAACCGATTCAAATCCTAGCCGCCCCGAGGATGTCCCCTTGA
- a CDS encoding DUF1559 domain-containing protein — protein MNVRQSKPLACFGSTKHGFTLVELLVTIAIIGVLVGMLTPALQSIRETSRRASCQSKMLPIGLAIQSYHDRWMHFPVGTVLDPNDGIAGPIASTAVGNHHNWLGRLMDLMDQPVIGDRILRSVSVYDEANRPVLALSVPHVQCPSAARTPDNASSYVGLHHPTEKSIDESDHGVFLLNVAITRDDVTDGLANTAFVSEKLLPLDDLGWLSGTRATLRNVGGGIQTVDDRFAKPPASAVGSVGSRHPGGVHFLFGSGEVRFQSAQTDPRILQQMADRRDGELPLQFQSIESLREQSLE, from the coding sequence ATGAACGTTCGCCAGTCAAAACCTCTCGCTTGTTTCGGCAGCACAAAGCACGGCTTCACCTTGGTCGAATTGCTGGTCACGATCGCGATCATCGGGGTCCTGGTTGGGATGCTCACTCCGGCGCTCCAATCGATTCGCGAAACGTCCCGGCGTGCGTCCTGCCAATCGAAAATGCTCCCGATTGGTTTGGCAATCCAAAGCTATCACGATCGTTGGATGCACTTTCCCGTGGGAACGGTCTTGGATCCAAACGATGGGATCGCCGGACCAATCGCCAGCACCGCGGTGGGGAACCATCACAATTGGTTAGGGCGGTTGATGGACTTGATGGACCAACCCGTCATTGGTGATCGCATCCTTCGTTCGGTCAGTGTTTACGACGAGGCCAATCGGCCTGTGTTGGCATTGAGTGTCCCGCATGTTCAGTGTCCATCTGCCGCGAGAACGCCGGACAACGCCAGCAGTTATGTTGGGTTGCACCATCCGACTGAAAAATCCATCGATGAGAGCGACCATGGCGTCTTCCTTCTCAACGTCGCGATCACGCGTGACGATGTGACGGATGGATTGGCGAACACCGCCTTCGTTTCAGAGAAGTTGTTGCCACTCGATGATCTGGGATGGTTGAGCGGGACCCGCGCCACGCTGCGGAATGTTGGTGGGGGAATCCAAACCGTCGACGATCGCTTTGCCAAACCACCTGCATCGGCGGTGGGTTCGGTCGGCAGCCGCCATCCCGGCGGTGTCCACTTTTTGTTTGGATCTGGCGAAGTTCGTTTCCAGTCGGCGCAAACCGACCCGCGGATCTTGCAGCAAATGGCCGACCGTCGTGACGGTGAATTGCCCCTGCAGTTTCAATCGATCGAGTCGCTTCGCGAGCAGAGTTTGGAATGA
- a CDS encoding type II secretion system F family protein has translation MSHQFIFIGIAIVCGLFAATLRTIKRNLIAKPASQFRPKTVRIFAFFEWLFWLACVVALAISAPHPVTFVLLAMLMGTLLVARRWTYLDEAESLNRWMRLAAGTRASYPVLAESLANGSTSRIACQAKSFSARLMRGESLVKAVRRSKLPVSADTLAAIQHAQPQSTAASAKETSRFEDIDATTPASAPIIAEQFIYLLATMFLAWGMGSLFRSNLIELFDEFGDEFVSTRSSFGGVLQTITTVYEAMMIVLSIWFLMAILIRWQPTWLIRWIPWFGKDAIERWRCEILRSLAIGIRAGNAEPELLSLASQSSRVPWIRNRCRKASRLIENGTTLPDALHRSRVVTSKEQTWLTSAAGNHHLPSAINQLVDNLTRRRSLRWKLRMSWLVPLGTVLVGVYVMAHIMAVFLFLTTLTQALS, from the coding sequence GTGTCACATCAATTCATTTTCATCGGCATTGCCATCGTCTGCGGACTGTTCGCTGCGACCTTGCGGACCATCAAGCGGAATCTGATCGCAAAACCAGCCTCGCAGTTCCGCCCGAAAACGGTTCGTATTTTTGCGTTCTTTGAATGGTTGTTTTGGTTGGCTTGCGTGGTGGCGTTGGCAATTTCAGCGCCTCATCCCGTCACCTTCGTGTTGTTGGCCATGCTGATGGGGACGCTGTTGGTTGCCCGGCGTTGGACTTACCTTGACGAAGCGGAATCGCTGAATCGTTGGATGCGATTGGCGGCGGGCACACGCGCGTCCTACCCCGTCTTGGCGGAATCGCTCGCCAATGGTTCGACCAGCCGCATCGCCTGCCAAGCCAAATCATTCTCTGCCCGATTGATGCGAGGCGAGTCGTTGGTCAAAGCCGTCCGGCGATCCAAACTGCCGGTTTCCGCCGACACGCTGGCGGCGATCCAGCATGCCCAGCCGCAATCGACTGCCGCGTCCGCGAAAGAAACGTCGCGATTCGAAGACATCGACGCCACCACTCCGGCGTCCGCCCCCATCATTGCCGAACAATTCATTTACTTGCTTGCCACCATGTTCTTGGCATGGGGCATGGGAAGCTTGTTTCGGTCAAACTTGATCGAACTGTTTGATGAATTTGGGGACGAGTTCGTCAGTACGCGATCGAGTTTCGGTGGTGTGCTGCAAACGATCACGACGGTCTATGAAGCGATGATGATCGTCCTTTCAATCTGGTTCTTGATGGCGATCCTAATTCGTTGGCAACCGACCTGGTTGATCCGCTGGATCCCTTGGTTTGGGAAAGACGCGATCGAACGCTGGCGTTGCGAGATTCTGCGGTCGCTGGCCATCGGCATTCGTGCCGGGAACGCCGAACCAGAGTTGTTGTCGCTTGCGTCGCAATCCTCTCGGGTTCCTTGGATTCGGAATCGATGCCGCAAGGCATCCCGGTTGATCGAAAATGGCACCACCTTGCCGGATGCTCTCCACCGTTCGCGAGTGGTCACTTCAAAAGAGCAAACATGGCTGACCAGCGCCGCCGGCAACCATCATCTGCCCTCCGCGATCAATCAATTGGTTGACAATCTCACGCGTCGTCGATCGTTACGATGGAAACTTCGCATGTCGTGGTTGGTCCCGCTGGGGACCGTCTTGGTGGGAGTCTACGTGATGGCCCACATCATGGCTGTGTTTTTGTTTCTGACCACCCTCACCCAAGCACTCAGTTGA
- a CDS encoding ECF-type sigma factor, giving the protein MNDLTLEEFADLLELVRQGDDDATAVLWERYFQPLVRLAGTRLPKNLRRSGDEEDIALSAFHSFIAGVRREKFPDLSGPDNLWGLLITLTSRKVNAHLRRQTRQKRGGGQVRGESVFLDASGDSGRAGLEQFAGRGESDNAPPDLRLELAEACEKLLDDLPDEQLREIAVMRMDGFLVDEIATKLGVSKRAVERRLQLIRKTWTEAAESVPDQT; this is encoded by the coding sequence ATGAACGATTTGACGCTCGAAGAGTTCGCCGATTTGCTGGAACTCGTTCGGCAAGGCGACGACGATGCCACCGCCGTTCTATGGGAACGCTACTTCCAACCCCTCGTTCGGCTGGCAGGAACCAGATTGCCCAAGAACCTTCGGCGGTCTGGCGACGAAGAAGACATTGCGCTTTCGGCGTTCCATAGTTTCATTGCGGGGGTTCGGCGAGAAAAGTTCCCTGATTTGTCAGGCCCGGATAATCTCTGGGGACTGCTGATCACGTTGACCAGTCGCAAGGTGAACGCTCATTTGCGTCGTCAAACGCGACAAAAACGGGGTGGCGGCCAGGTTCGAGGTGAGTCAGTCTTTCTGGACGCTTCGGGGGATTCCGGTCGTGCAGGGTTGGAGCAGTTCGCCGGACGAGGCGAATCCGACAACGCCCCGCCCGACTTGAGACTGGAACTGGCCGAGGCATGTGAGAAATTATTGGATGATCTACCGGACGAGCAATTGCGGGAAATCGCAGTGATGCGAATGGACGGTTTTTTGGTAGATGAGATCGCGACCAAACTGGGCGTGAGCAAGCGAGCGGTCGAACGACGCCTGCAATTGATACGAAAAACATGGACGGAAGCGGCGGAGTCCGTGCCGGACCAAACATAG
- a CDS encoding GspE/PulE family protein — MPKIFAGELSSVISPASRLSPMDPNFATEVIQNCLTSAIQRGASDVHLQPRAESWEISFRIDGVLQTVESFPRSEESDPVARLMALAGLPSYRMGVPQEGPLRWRSGDADRNASDTEREMRLGVFPTVHGNRAAIRIMEDRENVRQLHELGLDENTRIRLQTICNARDGWLLVAGPAGSGKTTTLYACLSHIASGDFRRSVLTIEDPIESVIDSISQSQLQSSSGLTLASAMRAAVRQDAEVLLVSEIRDVETAEAVLAASMTGHLCFSSIHAGTVGGTLRRLVQMNLPTFAIQSGLRGVMCQRLLRRRCDACHADANRDCHQCHGAGYAGRIPIAQIVELNDSQCGWAIFDALANQLPASELDRIIEDAGIDSLRAQAERLIEAGVTDREEVFRVLGHRS; from the coding sequence GTGCCCAAGATTTTCGCAGGAGAACTTTCATCGGTGATCAGCCCCGCGTCTCGTCTGTCCCCCATGGATCCGAACTTCGCCACCGAAGTGATCCAGAACTGCTTGACCTCCGCGATTCAGCGCGGTGCCAGCGACGTGCACCTTCAGCCTCGCGCGGAGTCATGGGAGATCTCCTTTCGAATCGATGGCGTTCTGCAAACGGTCGAGTCGTTTCCGAGAAGCGAAGAAAGCGATCCGGTGGCACGACTGATGGCGCTCGCGGGATTGCCGTCCTATCGAATGGGCGTGCCCCAAGAAGGTCCGCTGCGATGGCGAAGTGGTGACGCAGATCGCAACGCAAGCGACACCGAACGTGAAATGCGTTTGGGTGTCTTCCCGACCGTGCATGGCAATCGGGCTGCCATTCGAATCATGGAAGACCGCGAAAACGTTCGGCAATTGCATGAACTTGGTCTCGATGAAAACACTCGGATTCGTCTGCAAACAATTTGCAACGCTCGCGACGGTTGGTTGTTGGTGGCCGGTCCTGCGGGAAGCGGGAAGACGACGACTCTGTACGCTTGCCTGTCACACATCGCCAGCGGGGACTTCCGACGCAGTGTGTTGACGATCGAAGACCCGATCGAATCGGTGATCGACTCGATCAGTCAAAGCCAGCTGCAGTCCAGCAGCGGTTTGACGTTGGCGTCCGCCATGCGGGCCGCTGTTCGCCAGGACGCGGAGGTGTTGCTGGTCAGCGAAATCCGCGATGTGGAAACCGCCGAGGCTGTGCTGGCAGCGTCGATGACAGGTCACCTTTGTTTCTCGTCGATTCATGCGGGAACCGTGGGAGGAACTTTGCGTCGGTTGGTGCAAATGAACCTGCCAACGTTCGCGATTCAAAGTGGGCTGCGTGGCGTGATGTGCCAACGCCTGCTGCGGCGACGATGTGATGCCTGCCATGCCGACGCAAACCGTGATTGCCATCAGTGTCACGGAGCGGGCTACGCCGGGCGGATTCCGATCGCTCAAATCGTGGAGCTGAACGATTCCCAATGTGGATGGGCCATCTTCGACGCGTTGGCCAATCAGCTTCCCGCATCCGAGCTGGATCGAATCATCGAAGACGCGGGCATCGATTCCCTGCGAGCCCAAGCCGAACGCTTGATCGAAGCGGGTGTGACGGATCGAGAAGAAGTGTTCCGCGTTTTGGGACACCGTTCATGA
- a CDS encoding DUF1559 domain-containing protein yields the protein MTRSQRRNGFTLLELLVVTGVIGILIALLLPAVQAAREAARRMSCSNNFGQIALGVAQYHDAFGHLPPHGTGTFNNANDPLTTNQFRLSFLVSITPFVGQVPLWEAINESHEGDPPQGDSNEGENYYSGYDYDEMEFYDEMDFGDLGEGEVRHTYPPMGPAPSISAYEPWRNEVGTFRCPSDPGIGLPALGRTNYAACLGDAIQGLDEGLWIHDGTAWSPSGKLQMEATGRGMFVPRMITSYDDVRDGLSSTIMLGEICTDLGDKDIRTFPSLNNGWGGGVLDDAGMCRSQQDVDRPMFWDVSAGSAQLSSNQAQGRGFRWADALPLMTGFNTTLPPNAALCFGGDETTIGTLTMSSRHQGGAHVAMADGAIKFITDSIDAGYEIPSVILGGEGEQAPGNPSNFGLWGALGTRDQGELIDTGFY from the coding sequence ATGACGCGATCACAACGTCGAAACGGATTCACGCTGTTGGAGTTGCTTGTTGTGACGGGCGTCATCGGGATCTTGATCGCGCTGTTGTTGCCAGCGGTGCAAGCGGCACGAGAGGCAGCCAGACGGATGAGTTGTTCCAACAATTTCGGTCAGATCGCTTTGGGCGTGGCGCAGTACCACGATGCGTTCGGGCATCTGCCGCCGCATGGAACGGGGACCTTCAACAACGCCAATGATCCGCTGACAACGAATCAGTTTCGATTGAGCTTTCTGGTTTCCATCACACCCTTCGTTGGCCAGGTTCCTCTCTGGGAAGCGATCAACGAAAGCCATGAGGGTGATCCGCCGCAGGGTGACAGCAATGAGGGAGAGAACTACTACTCTGGATATGACTATGACGAGATGGAGTTCTACGACGAGATGGACTTCGGAGACCTGGGCGAGGGCGAAGTGCGACACACCTACCCGCCCATGGGCCCCGCACCTTCCATCTCCGCCTACGAACCGTGGCGGAATGAGGTGGGGACATTTCGTTGTCCGTCCGATCCGGGAATAGGACTCCCTGCACTCGGACGCACGAACTACGCCGCGTGTCTTGGCGACGCGATCCAAGGGTTGGACGAAGGCTTGTGGATACACGACGGAACCGCTTGGTCACCCAGTGGCAAATTGCAAATGGAAGCGACCGGTCGCGGCATGTTCGTGCCACGCATGATCACCTCTTACGACGACGTGAGGGACGGATTGTCCTCGACGATCATGTTGGGTGAGATCTGCACCGACTTGGGCGACAAAGACATCCGAACGTTTCCTTCGTTGAACAATGGTTGGGGCGGTGGCGTGCTGGATGACGCGGGGATGTGCAGGTCACAGCAAGATGTAGACCGGCCCATGTTTTGGGATGTTTCAGCGGGTTCGGCTCAGCTTTCATCCAACCAAGCTCAGGGGCGTGGTTTCCGCTGGGCCGACGCACTGCCGTTGATGACTGGATTCAACACAACGCTGCCTCCCAATGCAGCACTATGTTTTGGAGGGGACGAAACCACGATTGGAACATTGACGATGAGCAGCCGTCACCAGGGTGGCGCGCATGTCGCGATGGCGGACGGCGCGATCAAGTTCATCACCGACTCGATCGACGCCGGTTACGAAATCCCCTCGGTCATTCTTGGCGGAGAAGGCGAGCAGGCTCCAGGGAATCCCAGCAACTTTGGATTGTGGGGTGCACTCGGCACTCGCGATCAAGGTGAATTGATTGACACTGGTTTTTATTGA
- the ygfZ gene encoding CAF17-like 4Fe-4S cluster assembly/insertion protein YgfZ codes for MPSSSLLIRLPALSVVDLVGADATAILHNLTTNDVKKLTSESPNRFGLETFITNVRGKCLGHVVAFATENGYRMIGSPGVIATADSVSSMRQSQAIAEHADRYTIREDAAPVIRDEDLAAWMVIDGNEEPAQTTPSPRMTTQDGIDSYRLPWVKSGTLFLLPVETAPEHPSVIAERLGVESDSLVAGDENDFHAHRLAAGFPWFGIDLTDAHLPQEADRETQTISFTKGCYLGQETVARLDALGQVQKKLVRWKLSGLPAGTQPEADDKLRAQDAAADAKPVGRITSVGRINDQGEGLAMGYARRSHFEAGSVLAGSRLAEDVGEVTYTAEVLPPVRGESPE; via the coding sequence ATGCCATCTTCTTCGTTGCTGATCCGTTTGCCCGCCTTGTCCGTTGTGGATTTGGTCGGTGCAGACGCCACCGCGATCCTGCACAACTTGACCACCAACGATGTCAAAAAGCTGACCTCTGAAAGTCCGAACCGCTTCGGATTGGAGACGTTCATCACGAATGTTCGCGGCAAGTGCTTGGGCCACGTCGTCGCCTTTGCCACTGAAAACGGGTACCGAATGATCGGATCCCCTGGCGTCATCGCAACCGCGGATAGCGTCAGCAGCATGCGGCAATCGCAAGCCATCGCCGAGCACGCCGACCGCTACACGATCCGCGAAGACGCGGCGCCGGTGATTCGCGACGAAGACCTGGCCGCTTGGATGGTCATCGATGGCAACGAAGAACCGGCCCAGACGACTCCGTCGCCACGCATGACGACCCAAGACGGCATCGATTCGTATCGCTTGCCTTGGGTGAAGTCCGGCACGTTGTTCTTGCTGCCCGTGGAAACCGCCCCGGAACACCCCTCGGTGATTGCCGAACGATTGGGAGTGGAGTCCGATTCGTTGGTTGCGGGGGACGAAAACGATTTCCACGCTCATCGTCTTGCGGCCGGGTTCCCTTGGTTTGGAATCGATCTGACGGACGCTCATTTGCCTCAGGAAGCCGACCGAGAGACGCAAACGATCAGCTTCACCAAAGGCTGTTACTTAGGGCAGGAAACGGTCGCTCGCTTGGACGCACTGGGGCAAGTTCAGAAGAAACTGGTGCGTTGGAAGCTGTCTGGATTGCCAGCGGGGACCCAGCCCGAGGCGGACGACAAACTTCGTGCTCAAGACGCGGCCGCGGATGCCAAACCGGTGGGGCGAATCACCAGTGTGGGACGCATCAACGATCAAGGGGAAGGTTTGGCCATGGGATATGCTCGCCGCAGCCACTTTGAGGCGGGATCCGTTTTGGCGGGTTCGAGATTGGCGGAAGATGTGGGCGAAGTGACCTACACCGCAGAAGTGTTGCCGCCAGTGCGAGGAGAATCGCCAGAATGA
- the ypfJ gene encoding KPN_02809 family neutral zinc metallopeptidase, producing MRWRGRRQSDNVEDRRTSGGGAVVGGGIGVIVIAIIIGLLGGNPQQFLQQAAQQPAPGGAGGEVELTPQEIEAGEFVSTVFADTEDVWTDLFAQAGREYKKPTLVLFKDQVNSGCGMASSGTGPFYCPADEKVYLDTSFFGQLARQLGAPGDFAQAYVVAHEVGHHVQNLLGYTDQLDQIRQRVPEVEYNKYSVKLELQADFFAGVMLHHAEKKYRIIEDGDIEEAMTAARAIGDDTLQKRSRGYVQPETFNHGTSEQRLRWFTKGLQTGDLNQGDTFQTDQL from the coding sequence ATGCGTTGGCGTGGACGACGACAAAGTGACAATGTGGAAGATCGTCGGACCAGTGGCGGTGGCGCGGTCGTTGGCGGTGGGATCGGCGTGATCGTGATCGCGATCATCATCGGCTTGCTGGGCGGCAACCCTCAGCAGTTCCTGCAACAAGCCGCCCAGCAACCTGCCCCGGGTGGTGCTGGTGGCGAGGTCGAGCTGACACCGCAAGAAATCGAAGCCGGTGAATTTGTCAGCACCGTCTTCGCCGACACCGAAGACGTCTGGACGGATCTGTTTGCCCAGGCCGGCCGCGAATACAAGAAACCGACACTGGTGCTGTTCAAAGACCAAGTCAACAGTGGATGCGGCATGGCCAGCAGCGGCACGGGACCGTTCTATTGCCCGGCGGATGAAAAGGTTTACCTGGACACCTCTTTCTTTGGCCAGCTCGCTCGCCAACTCGGTGCACCGGGGGATTTTGCCCAAGCGTATGTGGTCGCTCACGAAGTCGGCCACCACGTCCAAAACCTGCTTGGCTACACCGATCAACTGGATCAAATTCGGCAACGGGTTCCGGAAGTGGAATACAACAAGTATTCAGTCAAGTTGGAACTGCAAGCCGACTTCTTCGCCGGCGTGATGCTGCACCATGCGGAAAAGAAATACCGCATCATCGAAGACGGTGACATCGAAGAAGCGATGACGGCCGCGCGCGCCATCGGCGACGACACGCTGCAAAAACGCAGTCGAGGTTATGTCCAACCCGAAACGTTCAACCACGGCACCAGCGAACAGCGTCTGCGTTGGTTCACCAAGGGCCTGCAAACCGGCGACCTGAACCAAGGCGACACCTTCCAAACCGACCAGCTTTAG
- a CDS encoding type II secretion system F family protein, with translation MTSGPAPTPASTADSIQLNDESLAMLLEEVSAMANSGRSLVSGLAGLNDVALGRLGRAADFVRARIEQGQSPSVAMASLSLPYQTSIRIAMQIMAETGSTLPIHETVRLIRQREDQRRHVWLAAINPLLNMLVASVVAFFVLPWILIAISESEPIPSPFAPSVTEICQTFAQNYALAAVVVICILACFAVWIHWGIRRSIRRAQPSRVLATFCRWLAIQIEIPDAKIDTARAIECAAEVAASGAPGGWKAVATNVRRGATSEHSLEIPQQAPAPIKECVVDLVAGKRDPQAIAHDLRKLSELHEQRANQQQTWWLQNVPHWIAWILMIAIIIVLLQAAISPLLHAIGEVPR, from the coding sequence ATGACCAGCGGCCCCGCTCCAACGCCTGCCTCCACCGCCGACTCGATCCAACTCAACGACGAGTCACTCGCGATGTTGTTGGAGGAAGTTTCCGCGATGGCCAACTCTGGACGTTCGCTCGTATCAGGATTGGCTGGATTGAATGACGTGGCGCTCGGGCGTCTCGGTCGTGCAGCGGATTTCGTTCGTGCGCGAATCGAACAAGGTCAGTCTCCTTCGGTCGCCATGGCTTCGCTGTCGTTGCCCTACCAAACGTCCATTCGAATCGCCATGCAGATCATGGCGGAAACGGGATCGACGCTGCCCATTCACGAAACGGTTCGCTTGATACGGCAACGCGAGGACCAACGACGACACGTTTGGTTGGCTGCGATCAACCCGCTTCTCAACATGTTGGTCGCTTCGGTCGTGGCGTTCTTCGTGTTGCCATGGATCTTGATAGCGATATCGGAATCGGAACCCATTCCATCGCCCTTTGCTCCTTCCGTCACAGAAATCTGCCAGACATTTGCGCAGAACTATGCCCTCGCCGCCGTGGTTGTGATTTGTATCCTGGCGTGCTTTGCCGTTTGGATTCACTGGGGAATCAGACGTTCGATTCGACGAGCCCAGCCCTCTCGCGTCCTGGCGACGTTCTGTCGATGGTTGGCCATTCAAATCGAGATCCCTGACGCGAAAATCGACACCGCTCGAGCGATCGAGTGCGCCGCAGAAGTCGCTGCTTCCGGAGCACCGGGAGGCTGGAAGGCCGTCGCCACCAACGTTCGCCGTGGCGCTACCTCCGAGCACTCGCTCGAGATTCCTCAGCAGGCTCCCGCTCCTATCAAGGAGTGCGTCGTGGACTTGGTGGCTGGAAAACGCGATCCGCAAGCGATCGCCCATGACTTGCGCAAACTCAGTGAACTGCACGAACAAAGAGCGAATCAACAGCAAACTTGGTGGCTGCAGAACGTTCCTCACTGGATCGCTTGGATCCTGATGATTGCCATCATCATTGTTTTGTTGCAGGCCGCGATTTCGCCACTGCTCCATGCCATCGGGGAGGTCCCCCGATGA